A stretch of Camelina sativa cultivar DH55 chromosome 18, Cs, whole genome shotgun sequence DNA encodes these proteins:
- the LOC104760527 gene encoding zinc finger protein NUTCRACKER, with translation MTTSEVLQTISRGSGFAQSSSTTLDHDESLINPPLVKKKRNLPGNPDPEAEVIALSPKTLMATNRFLCEICGKGFQRDQNLQLHRRGHNLPWKLKQRTSKEVKKRVYVCPEKTCVHHHSSRALGDLTGIKKHFCRKHGEKKWKCDKCAKRYAVQSDCKAHSKTCGTREYRCDCGTVFSRRDSFITHRAFCDALAEETAKINAASHLNGLAAAGAAGPLNLNYQYLMGTLIPPLQPFVPLPQTNQNHHHQHFQPPPASSSSLSLWMGQDMAPPQPQPQDYDWVFGNAKAAASECIDNNNNHDELITQTANASSTTTTTLSVPSLFSNDQSQNANVNGNANMSATALLQKAAEIGASSTTTAATNDPSTYLHSFPLKSSDQTTTYDTGEKFFALFGSNNNIGLMSHSLDQETENARNDVTVASAMDELQNYPWKRRRVDGGGEGGGGQTRDFLGVGVQTLCHPSSINGWI, from the exons ATGACGACAAGTGAAGTTCTTCAAACAATCTCTAGGGGATCAGGCTTTGCTCAGAGCTCATCAACTACTCTGGATCATGATGAATCTCTCATCAATCCACCTCttgttaagaagaagagaaatcttCCTGGAAATCCtg ATCCGGAAGCTGAAGTGATAGCTTTATCTCCCAAGACGTTGATGGCTACGAATCGGTTCCTATGCGAGATCTGTGGTAAAGGTTTCCAAAGAGACCAAAACTTACAGCTTCATCGACGAGGACACAATCTTCCATGGAAGTTGAAGCAGAGGACAAGTAAAGAAGTGAAGAAACGTGTCTATGTTTGCCCCGAGAAGACATGCGTACACCATCACTCCTCTAGAGCTCTAGGCGATCTCACCGGAATCAAAAAGCATTTCTGCCGGAAACATGGCGAGAAGAAGTGGAAGTGCGATAAATGTGCCAAGAGATACGCAGTCCAATCTGATTGTAAAGCTCATTCCAAGACTTGTGGTACTAGAGAGTACCGTTGCGACTGTGGCACCGTTTTCTCCAG GCGTGACAGCTTCATCACTCATAGAGCTTTTTGCGATGCCTTAGCGGAAGAAACGGCTAAGATAAACGCAGCGTCTCATCTCAACGGTTTGGCCGCCGCTGGAGCCGCAGGACCTCTTAATCTCAACTATCAATATCTCATGGGAACACTAATCCCACCGCTTCAACCATTTGTCCCTCTACcgcaaacaaatcaaaaccatcatcatcaacattttcAGCCGCCACCTGCGTCGTCCTCATCCCTCTCCCTATGGATGGGACAAGACATGGCGCCGCCTCAACCGCAACCGCAAGACTACGACTGGGTTTTTGGAAACGCTAAGGCGGCAGCGTCTGAGTGCATTGATAACAACAATAATCACGATGAGCTCATTACACAAACCGCAAACGCAAGTTCGaccactactactactctctCTGTCCCTTCTTTGTTCAGCAACGACCAATCACAAAACGCAAACGTAAATGGAAACGCGAACATGTCGGCAACAGCGTTACTACAGAAAGCAGCTGAAATTGGAGCCTCTTCGACGACAACGGCGGCTACCAACGATCCTTCAACGTATCTTCATAGTTTCCCGCTTAAATCTTCCGATCAGACCACCACTTACGACACTGGCGAAAAGTTCTTTGCGTTGTTCGGATCTAACAACAACATTGGACTAATGAGTCATAGTCTTGATCAGGAGACTGAGAACGCTAGGAATGACGTTACGGTTGCGTCTGCAATGGATGAGTTACAGAACTACCCTTGGAAACGTAGAAGGgttgatggaggaggagaaggaggaggaggccaAACTCGGGACTTCCTTGGGGTGGGTGTACAAACATTGTGCCATCCATCGTCTATCAATGGTTGGATTTGA
- the LOC104760528 gene encoding uncharacterized protein LOC104760528, producing the protein MDSKSLAKSKRAHTQHHNKKSHSVHKPKGPVVSEKNQEKLQGNQTNTPVQSRRVSALPSNWDRYDDDDDDLDAAEDSSISQTTTDVTLPKSKGADYVILISEAQAESQSKIDVSSDCLSSLDDLLHDEFSRVVGSMISARREGILSWMEDDNFVVEADGSASYQEPGFLSLNLNALAETLEKVDLHERLYIEPDLLPLSELCTAQSKVSRDEEDAESMITRRNEQAQQGSSRKVKVAAQGVSSVLEAESLDQVKEIPILAEESVKSSAIEDDLDFLLNNVSEAHTQPKPVANASSTSNQNPSVQKSSAFETELDSLLNFHSSAEPYNNPANSSGQKLHTTGFDDVLDDLLESTSASIKPQQNQTSSSPSVGKSKVLDEFDSWLDTI; encoded by the exons ATGGATTCAAAATCACTGGCTAAATCCAAAAGAGCTCATACTCAACACCACAACAAGAAATCGCATTCGGTTCATAAGCCGAAAGGTCCCGTAGTTTCAGAGAAGAATCAGGAGAAGCTTCAAGGAAACCAAACCAATACTCCGGTTCAATCTCGACGAGTCTCTGCACTCCCTTCGAATTGGGACcggtatgatgatgatgatgatgatcttgatgCAGCTGAGGATTCATCGATAAGCCAAACTACTACGGATGTTACACTACCAAAAAGCAAAGGAGCTGATTATGTTATTTTGATATCTGAAGCTCAAGCTGAGTCTCAATCTAAGATTGATGTCAGTTCAGATTGTTTATCATCGTTAGACGATCTTTTGCACG ATGAATTTAGTCGTGTTGTTGGATCTATGATCTCGGCTAGAAGGGAAGGTATACTTTCATGGATGGAAGATGATAACTTTGTTGTGGAAGCAGACGGATCAGCTTCATATCAGGAG CCTGGATTCCTCTCCTTGAATTTGAATGCTCTGGCAGAAACACTAGAGAAAGTGGACTTGCACGAGAGACTCTACATTGAACCTGATCTTTTGCCTCTGTCCGAGCTG TGTACAGCCCAATCAAAAGTGAGCcgtgatgaagaagatgcagaATCTATGATAACGAGGCGAAATGAGCAGGCTCAACAAGGATCCAGTAGAAAGGTAAAGGTCGCCGCACAAGGGGTATCATCAGTCTTGGAAGCCGAGTCCCTGGATCAAGTTAAGGAGATACCAATACTCGCAGAGGAGTCAGTGAAATCTTCAGCGATTGAAGATGATCTAGATTTTCTCCTCAACAACGTCAGTGAAGCACATACTCAGCCTAAGCCGGTGGCCAATGCCTCAAGTACTTCCAATCAGAATCCTTCTGTCCAAAAATCCTCAGCTTTTGAGACAGAGCTGGATTCTCTTCTCAACTTTCATAGTAGCGCAGAACCATACAACAATCCAGCCAACTCATCTGGTCAAAAGCTTCACACAACGGGTTTTGATGATGTGCTTGATGATTTGCTCGAAAGTACATCAGCATCGATTAAACCACAGCAGAACCAGACCTCTTCGTCGCCATCAGTTGGAAAATCCAAAGTTTTAGATGAGTTTGATTCTTGGTTGGACACGATTTGA
- the LOC104763130 gene encoding prohibitin-7, mitochondrial-like, whose translation MNVKQVPNVPGSPALSALLKVGVIGGLGLYCLANSMYNVEGGHRAIVFNRLTGIKDKVYPEGTHFMIPWFERPIIYDVRARPYLADSQTGSNDLQTVSIGLRVLTRPMGDRLPEIYRTVGVNYGERVLPSIINETLKAVVAQYNASQLITQREAVSREIRNIVTERASKFNIALDDVSITNLRFGKEFTEAIEKKQVAAQEAERAKFIVEKAEQDKKSAVIRAQGEAKSAQLIGQAIANNEAFITLRKIEAAREIAQTIAKSANKVYLNSSDLLLNLQAMNLEPSPNT comes from the exons ATGAATGTCAAACAAGTTCCAAACGTTCCTGGATCCCCTGCACTCTCTGCCTTGCTTAAGGTTGGTGTTATTGGTGGGCTTGGACTCTATTGCCTTGCTAACAGCATGTATAATGTCGAAGGAGGTCACCGTGCCATCGTGTTTAACCGGTTAACCGGTATCAAAGATAAG GTTTATCCAGAGGGCACACATTTTATGATACCATGGTTTGAAAGACCAATTATCTATGATGTTCGTGCACGTCCTTACCTTGCGGATAGCCAAACTGGAAGTAATGATCTTCAAACg GTTTCAATTGGGCTTAGGGTTCTTACACGTCCTATGGGAGACCGCTTGCCCGAGATTTACAGAACAGTAGGTGTGAATTACGGAGAGCGAGTTCTCCCTTCCATCATCAATGAAACACTGAAAGCAGTAGTGGCTCAGTACAATGCCAGCCAGCTCATTACACAGAGAGAA GCTGTGAGCAGGGAGATACGCAATATTGTGACAGAGCGAGCATCTAAATTCAACATTGCTCTAGATGATGTCTCCATCACAAACCTCAGATTTGGCAAAGAGTTCACTGAAGCAATCGAGAAAAAACAAGTTGCTGCTCAGGAAGCAGAACGGGCTAAGTTTATTGTCGAAAAGGCTGAGCAAGACAAGAAAAGTGCAGTTATCCGCGCCCAG GGAGAAGCTAAGAGTGCTCAACTCATAGGTCAAGCTATTGCGAACAACGAAGCTTTCATCACTTTGAGGAAGATTGAAGCTGCAAGAGAGATTGCTCAGACCATAGCAAAATCGGCCAACAAGGTTTACCTAAACTCCAGCGACCTCTTACTTAACCTCCAAGCAATGAACTTGGAGCCTAGCCCTAACACGTAG